A portion of the Flavobacterium magnum genome contains these proteins:
- the glmS gene encoding glutamine--fructose-6-phosphate transaminase (isomerizing), which yields MCGIVGYIGHREAYPIIIKGLKRLEYRGYDSAGVMLYDGDSLKLSKTKGKVSDLEERAKQMTTNGTIGIGHTRWATHGVPNDINSHPHLSNSGNLAIIHNGIIENYEPLKKELIKRGYTFQSDTDTEVLVNLIEEVQKKENLKLGKAVQVALNQVVGAYAIAVFDKQNPDEIVAARLGSPLAIGVGEDEFFIASDASPFIEYTSNAVYLEDEEMAIVRLHKPLKIRKIKDDTLVDPYVQELQLNLEQIEKDGYDHFMLKEIYEQPNVIRDTYRGRLLANEGIIKMAGVEDNLEKFLNAERILIVACGTSWHAGLVAEYILEEFTRIPVEVEYASEFRYRNPIINKSDVVIAISQSGETADTLAAIKLSKEKGAFVFGVCNVVGSSISRETHAGAYTHAGPEIGVASTKAFTTQITILTLIALRLAKAKGTLSHTDFHRYLQELEIIPEKVAEALLTNDKAKEIAARFKDAPNCLYLGRGYNFPVALEGALKLKEISYIHAEGYPAAEMKHGPIALIDELMPVIVIAPKQGHYDKVVSNIQEIKSRSGKIIAVVTKGDTQVRELADYVIEIPDTSDALSPLLTTIPLQLLSYHIAVMRNCNVDQPRNLAKSVTVE from the coding sequence ATGTGCGGAATTGTAGGTTATATCGGACATAGGGAGGCTTATCCCATTATTATAAAAGGCCTTAAAAGGCTTGAGTACAGGGGGTATGACAGTGCCGGCGTGATGCTGTACGATGGCGACAGCCTTAAACTTTCCAAAACAAAGGGAAAAGTGTCTGATCTTGAAGAGCGTGCCAAACAAATGACTACCAATGGTACCATCGGTATCGGCCACACCCGCTGGGCGACCCATGGCGTGCCGAACGATATCAATTCGCACCCACATCTTTCCAATTCCGGAAACCTCGCCATTATCCATAACGGGATCATAGAAAATTATGAGCCGCTCAAGAAGGAGCTTATTAAAAGAGGATACACCTTTCAATCTGATACCGATACTGAAGTACTGGTCAACCTGATTGAGGAAGTCCAGAAAAAAGAAAACCTCAAGCTGGGCAAAGCGGTCCAGGTTGCATTGAACCAAGTTGTAGGTGCGTACGCCATCGCTGTGTTTGATAAACAAAACCCGGATGAAATCGTGGCCGCGCGTCTCGGTAGCCCGCTGGCAATCGGCGTGGGTGAGGATGAGTTTTTCATTGCGTCAGATGCCTCGCCATTCATCGAATATACTTCAAACGCCGTATACCTTGAAGACGAGGAAATGGCCATCGTAAGGTTGCATAAGCCGCTGAAGATCAGGAAAATCAAGGATGATACTTTGGTTGATCCCTACGTGCAGGAACTGCAGCTGAACCTGGAGCAGATTGAGAAAGACGGTTATGACCACTTTATGCTCAAGGAAATCTACGAGCAGCCCAACGTCATCAGGGATACATACCGAGGCAGGCTTTTAGCCAATGAGGGCATCATCAAGATGGCAGGAGTTGAGGACAATCTCGAGAAATTCCTCAACGCCGAACGGATTTTGATTGTAGCCTGCGGTACGTCATGGCATGCGGGTCTGGTAGCCGAATACATTCTTGAAGAATTCACGCGGATTCCTGTTGAAGTAGAGTATGCTTCTGAGTTCAGGTACCGTAACCCAATCATCAATAAGTCAGATGTCGTGATTGCCATTTCGCAATCCGGTGAAACAGCAGATACGCTTGCGGCAATAAAATTGTCAAAAGAAAAAGGAGCGTTTGTTTTCGGTGTCTGTAATGTGGTCGGATCTTCCATTTCGAGAGAGACGCATGCAGGAGCTTATACCCATGCCGGACCTGAAATAGGCGTGGCCTCAACCAAGGCTTTTACAACACAGATTACCATATTGACTTTGATCGCATTGCGCCTGGCGAAGGCCAAAGGGACTTTATCACATACCGATTTCCACCGCTACCTGCAGGAACTTGAAATCATCCCGGAGAAAGTCGCCGAAGCGCTCCTCACCAATGATAAAGCCAAAGAGATCGCGGCAAGATTCAAAGATGCGCCCAATTGCCTTTACCTTGGGCGTGGCTACAACTTTCCGGTAGCGCTGGAAGGAGCATTAAAATTAAAAGAGATTTCTTACATACATGCTGAAGGCTATCCGGCTGCAGAGATGAAGCATGGACCAATCGCGCTGATCGACGAGCTGATGCCGGTAATCGTCATTGCGCCAAAACAGGGACACTACGATAAGGTGGTAAGTAACATCCAGGAAATCAAGTCGCGCAGTGGTAAAATTATTGCGGTAGTGACCAAAGGCGACACGCAGGTGAGGGAACTCGCGGATTATGTTATCGAAATTCCTGACACCTCCGACGCGTTATCGCCGCTGCTCACCACTATTCCGCTGCAATTGCTGTCGTACCATATTGCCGTAATGCGCAATTGCAACGTCGACCAGCCGCGTAATTTGGCGAAATCAGTTACGGTGGAATAA